A window of the Clupea harengus chromosome 8, Ch_v2.0.2, whole genome shotgun sequence genome harbors these coding sequences:
- the LOC105895290 gene encoding thy-1 membrane glycoprotein-like has translation MWTTLPIYGILLGVSVASVLSEKITVCQEGDNDLRVDCQVDPAPNPMRVEYEFSMARGGKETIINTNVSGIMADDKFRRDKAYAEFLDEDVIRLIITDFTLSENTTFMCKLSGNLESVFVEPDQLVPCSAISVFLHYSPLMLSLLFSLYLLLPSWLVAN, from the exons ATGTGGACCACTTTGCCCATTTATGGGATCTTACTTGGAG tttctgtGGCCTCTGTTCTGAGTGAGAAAATTACTGTGTGCCAAGAGGGCGACAATGACCTTCGTGTGGACTGTCAAGTTGATCCCGCTCCTAACCCCATGCGTGTGGAGTACGAGTTCTCCATGGCCAGAGGGGGCAAGGAGACCATTATAAACACCAATGTCTCTGGCATCATGGCGGACGACAAATTCAGACGTGACAAGGCATACGCTGAGTTTCTGGATGAAGACGTCATCCGGCTTATAATCACAGATTTCACTCTGTCAGAAAACACAACATTCATGTGCAAACTATCAGGAAATTTGGAATCTGTTTTTGTTGAACCTG ATCAGCTAGTGCCATGCTCTGCCATCAGTGTGTTTTTGCACTATAGTCCTCTGATGCTTTCTCTGCTGTTCTCCCTCTACTTGCTTCTGCCCTCGTGGCTGGTGGCCAACTGA
- the LOC105895289 gene encoding gig2-like protein DreN: protein MSIKFSGWEALCDKSKHLKPGQAPKANHGYTMYHGTHKTTATTIISSGFRPSAGGTLGAGVYCSRDINKAMGYPGFCSANDRVVLKLRVRVGKVKKIDIQSQHLQTTWHQQGYDTAWLPAHAGLEEDCVWDPKRLTVVGIAHCTDSATKGSLEKLIKQEQKKLEGGQDMQKVTKCKFCGNQPQLNHTVEKCWECKDAICPFMDKHVCHKHS from the coding sequence ATGTCTATCAAATTCAGCGGATGGGAAGCACTCTGTGACAAATCAAAGCACCTGAAACCTGGCCAGGCACCAAAGGCAAACCATGGCTACACTATGTACCATGGTACACACAAGACCACCGCCACTACCATCATATCATCTGGGTTCAGGCCCTCTGCTGGAGGGACACTGGGTGCTGGAGTCTACTGCAGCAGAGACATCAATAAAGCTATGGGTTACCCAGGATTCTGCTCGGCCAACGACAGAGTGGTCCTGAAGCTCCGCGTGAGAGTGGGGAAGGTGAAGAAGATTGACATCCAAAGCCAACACCTGCAGACCACCTGGCATCAGCAAGGATATGACACAGCCTGGCTGCCTGCACATGCTGGTTTAGAGGAGGACTGTGTTTGGGATCCCAAGCGGCTCACTGTAGTAGGCATAGCGCACTGTACAGACTCAGCCACAAAGGGGTCTCTTGAGAAGCTTATTAAGCAAGAACAAAAGAAACTTGAAGGGGGCCAAGATATGCAGAAAGTTACCAAATGTAAGTTCTGTGGGAATCAGCCACAGTTAAACCACACTGTAGAAAAGTGCTGGGAATGTAAGGATGCGATTTGCCCATTTATGGACAAGCATGTTTGCCATAAACATAGCTGA